One genomic region from Thermomicrobiales bacterium encodes:
- the hisH gene encoding imidazole glycerol phosphate synthase subunit HisH, producing the protein MIAVVDYGAGNVRSVANALEAAGVAAQLTTDPATILGAPGVIVPGVGAAQDTMRNLEAGGLIEPVLEVIRRDVPFLGICMGMQALMSHSEEHGGQPCLDVIPGVVREFSTDLPVPHMGWNQLHYADGMEGHPLLAGIPDGTDVYFVHSFVCVPEDSSWVMATTEYDGPFVSMVGRNNLMGVQFHPEKSGTAGLRLLANFADIVARGGVAASAGAVGQGR; encoded by the coding sequence ATGATCGCGGTGGTCGACTATGGCGCTGGGAATGTCCGGAGCGTCGCCAACGCGCTTGAAGCGGCCGGTGTCGCTGCGCAACTCACCACCGATCCGGCAACAATCCTGGGCGCGCCGGGCGTGATCGTCCCGGGCGTTGGGGCAGCGCAGGACACGATGAGAAACCTTGAGGCCGGCGGCCTGATTGAGCCGGTGCTGGAGGTGATCCGTCGCGATGTGCCGTTCCTCGGCATCTGCATGGGCATGCAGGCGCTGATGTCGCACTCCGAGGAGCACGGCGGGCAGCCCTGCCTCGATGTGATCCCCGGCGTCGTGCGCGAGTTTTCGACCGACCTGCCGGTGCCGCACATGGGCTGGAACCAGCTGCACTATGCCGACGGTATGGAAGGCCACCCGCTGCTGGCCGGTATCCCTGATGGCACCGATGTCTACTTCGTCCACTCGTTCGTCTGCGTGCCGGAGGATTCGTCCTGGGTCATGGCGACGACGGAGTACGACGGTCCGTTTGTGTCGATGGTCGGCCGGAACAATCTCATGGGCGTCCAGTTTCACCCGGAGAAGAGCGGCACCGCCGGGCTGCGATTGTTGGCTAACTTCGCCGACATCGTCGCGCGTGGCGGGGTTGCTGCGAGCGCCGGTGCCGTGGGGCAGGGTCGCTGA
- a CDS encoding histone deacetylase produces MSVDGTRTAIVWSEAYLDHETESHPESPDRWVAIDHALRTAGLFDVLPMLTPSSATEEQVLAVHAPALVERIRGIGERGGGWLDPDTWVSPLSWETALLAAGGACEAVDAVIEGRAPRAFSLARPPGHHAEPYRAMGFCLLNSVAIAARHAQAAHGIQRVAIVDWDVHHGNGTQAIFWEDPSVLFISLHQFPFYPGSGSRAETGGGDGTGTIINIPLPAGTGEDVYLAAMDNLVLPALRAYAPDLILVSAGYDAHEDDPLAMMRLRTESFGLLAERARDVAEELCGGKLVLILEGGYNLNALGDSVVATIDALDRPRNDDA; encoded by the coding sequence ATGAGCGTCGATGGCACCCGGACGGCCATTGTCTGGTCGGAAGCCTATCTGGATCACGAGACCGAATCACACCCAGAGTCGCCGGACCGTTGGGTGGCGATCGACCATGCGCTGCGCACGGCTGGTCTGTTCGATGTTCTGCCGATGCTGACTCCGTCGTCCGCAACTGAAGAGCAGGTGCTGGCTGTCCACGCACCGGCGCTGGTCGAACGCATTCGCGGCATCGGCGAACGTGGTGGTGGCTGGCTCGACCCGGACACCTGGGTCTCGCCGCTGTCGTGGGAGACGGCGCTGTTGGCAGCCGGTGGTGCCTGCGAAGCCGTTGACGCGGTGATCGAAGGGCGCGCGCCGCGAGCGTTTTCGCTCGCCCGTCCGCCGGGGCATCACGCCGAGCCGTACCGCGCGATGGGCTTTTGCTTGCTGAATTCGGTCGCCATCGCCGCGCGACACGCGCAAGCGGCCCACGGTATTCAGCGCGTCGCGATCGTGGACTGGGATGTCCACCACGGCAACGGGACTCAGGCGATCTTCTGGGAAGATCCGTCGGTCCTGTTCATTTCGCTGCATCAGTTCCCGTTCTACCCCGGCAGCGGCTCGCGGGCTGAGACCGGTGGGGGTGACGGAACCGGCACGATCATCAACATCCCGCTACCGGCCGGAACCGGTGAGGATGTCTACCTCGCCGCGATGGACAATCTGGTGCTACCGGCCCTGCGCGCGTATGCGCCCGACCTGATCCTCGTCTCAGCCGGCTACGACGCGCACGAAGACGACCCGCTGGCGATGATGCGCTTGCGCACCGAGAGCTTCGGTCTGCTGGCCGAGCGTGCGCGCGATGTCGCGGAGGAGCTGTGCGGCGGCAAGTTGGTGCTGATTCTTGAGGGTGGCTACAATCTGAACGCTCTAGGCGACAGTGTTGTGGCGACGATTGATGCGCTCGACCGTCCTCGGAATGACGATGCCTGA
- a CDS encoding protein kinase encodes MEQQQTVLNGRYRLGDVLGEGGMAVVYRAQDLLLHRAVAVKVLRRQYASDANFLHRFEREAQAAAGFSHPNIVNVYDVGTDGDRHYIVMEYIRGPSLKDLIRRQGPFSVEGAVFVIGQVASALDYAHQRQLVHRDIKPQNILVDRDGNAKVVDFGIAKGAQDVNLTEAGTGMGTVHYVSPEQARGEPATPASDLYSTGVVLFEMLTKRLPFEADTPVGVAMQHVNTPPPAPSTYNAAIPAAVDAIVLKALAKEPGDRYPTGNALAAALRHWNLPARTAAPRVEQTRAVPHTQTPPPPVARTPRPAAAPPVVRGSGAVRQQTGQMSTRPTAARRDVRAYRSYPAPETRANRDDVGCVTWLIGSAILLTIVGLILLAFRVGPGIFAADLEPTATGQPANAVVLPTSTPTQPPSTAPTVTLPGIVPTQPLSATATPSPTATTTDQVAMQEVPSLVGMDQADAAATISEYWTLIVTQQPDADVPVGQVISQQPVAGSMHPVGDVVSVVVSSGAATVSIPDVSGMAVDAAISQLGALGFTVVREDEASDAVDPGSVIRTEPSGSAPAGATITIVVRPEEGAVVPYVYGVDYQEGVSEMESAGLVVTSVVPLTCDRVLQLVDPAFDCDSFPVGGILTSTLGWGASVPVGSPVDLTYYSPTQ; translated from the coding sequence GTGGAGCAACAGCAGACGGTGCTGAACGGGCGGTACCGACTCGGCGATGTCCTCGGCGAAGGGGGCATGGCCGTCGTCTACCGTGCGCAGGATCTGCTGCTGCATCGCGCCGTCGCCGTCAAGGTGCTGCGCCGCCAGTACGCCAGCGACGCCAACTTCCTGCACCGCTTCGAGCGCGAGGCGCAAGCCGCTGCCGGCTTCTCTCATCCCAACATCGTCAATGTCTACGACGTCGGCACCGATGGCGACCGTCACTACATTGTTATGGAGTACATCCGCGGCCCGAGCCTGAAGGATCTGATCCGTCGCCAGGGGCCGTTCTCGGTCGAAGGGGCCGTCTTTGTCATCGGGCAGGTCGCGTCGGCGCTGGATTACGCGCATCAGCGCCAGCTCGTCCATCGCGACATCAAGCCGCAGAACATCCTCGTCGATCGCGATGGCAACGCGAAGGTCGTGGACTTTGGCATCGCCAAGGGCGCGCAGGACGTCAACCTGACCGAGGCCGGTACCGGCATGGGCACGGTCCATTACGTGTCGCCGGAACAGGCGCGCGGGGAGCCGGCCACGCCGGCGTCGGACCTGTACTCGACCGGCGTCGTGCTGTTCGAGATGCTGACCAAGCGGCTGCCGTTTGAGGCGGATACGCCGGTCGGCGTCGCGATGCAGCACGTCAATACGCCGCCGCCCGCGCCATCGACATACAACGCGGCCATTCCGGCGGCCGTCGATGCAATTGTGCTGAAGGCGCTGGCCAAGGAGCCGGGCGACCGGTACCCAACGGGTAACGCGCTGGCTGCCGCGCTGCGCCACTGGAACCTGCCGGCCCGAACAGCCGCGCCGCGTGTGGAACAGACGCGCGCCGTGCCGCACACGCAGACGCCACCGCCACCTGTCGCTCGTACGCCGCGACCGGCTGCAGCGCCGCCGGTTGTGCGTGGCAGCGGCGCGGTGCGCCAGCAGACCGGCCAGATGTCCACGCGACCGACGGCGGCGCGGCGAGATGTGCGCGCCTATCGCAGCTATCCAGCGCCGGAGACGCGGGCGAACCGCGATGATGTTGGCTGCGTCACCTGGCTGATAGGCTCGGCGATCCTGCTGACGATCGTCGGGTTGATCTTGCTGGCGTTCAGGGTCGGCCCCGGCATCTTTGCTGCCGATCTTGAGCCGACTGCCACCGGCCAGCCCGCGAACGCCGTCGTGTTGCCGACCTCGACGCCCACCCAGCCGCCATCGACCGCGCCGACCGTGACGCTGCCGGGCATCGTTCCGACGCAGCCGCTGTCTGCCACGGCCACGCCATCACCAACCGCGACGACGACCGATCAGGTCGCGATGCAGGAGGTGCCGTCGCTGGTCGGGATGGATCAGGCGGATGCTGCCGCGACAATCAGCGAGTACTGGACGCTGATTGTTACTCAGCAGCCCGATGCTGATGTGCCGGTCGGGCAGGTGATCAGCCAGCAGCCGGTGGCCGGGTCGATGCATCCGGTCGGCGATGTTGTTTCGGTCGTGGTGAGCAGCGGTGCGGCGACAGTCTCGATTCCCGATGTGAGCGGCATGGCCGTCGACGCGGCTATTTCGCAACTGGGCGCGCTGGGCTTTACTGTGGTCCGCGAGGACGAGGCCAGTGATGCGGTAGATCCGGGCAGTGTCATCCGCACCGAGCCGTCCGGCTCAGCCCCAGCTGGAGCGACGATCACGATTGTCGTGCGGCCCGAAGAGGGCGCTGTCGTCCCGTACGTCTACGGTGTCGACTACCAGGAGGGTGTCTCGGAGATGGAGTCGGCCGGCCTCGTCGTTACGAGCGTCGTGCCGCTGACCTGCGACCGTGTTCTCCAACTGGTCGATCCGGCGTTCGACTGCGATAGCTTCCCGGTTGGCGGCATTCTGACCAGCACGCTGGGGTGGGGCGCGAGCGTGCCAGTTGGCTCACCGGTCGATCTGACCTACTACAGCCCGACGCAATGA